A region from the Cellvibrio sp. PSBB006 genome encodes:
- the ald gene encoding alanine dehydrogenase — protein sequence MRVGVPKEVKAGEHRVGLTPAAVQELTTRGHEVFVQQHCGHVIGFVDEHYQRAGARVLATTAEVYQAAELVVKVKEPQVTEYDYLRADHLLFTYLHLAADEKLARALQASHATCIAYETVTDAQGRLPLLAPMSEVAGRIAVQAGAHHLEIAQGGRGVLLGGVPGVAPANVVILGGGVVGTQAARVALGMGARVTVLDKSLPRLRELDAIFAGRVQFEFMTLARLEDLAMEADLIVGAVLIAGASAPKLLSREQISRMQNGSVLVDVAIDQGGCFATSKPTTHEQPTYVIDGVVHYCVANIPSAVARTATMALTNATLPYVLALAGGGLPAALADPHLLAGINILRGELTHAAVAESLGISWRAADRVARE from the coding sequence ATGCGCGTGGGGGTGCCCAAAGAAGTTAAAGCCGGGGAACATCGTGTTGGTTTAACACCGGCGGCGGTACAGGAACTAACGACGCGCGGCCATGAAGTATTTGTCCAGCAACATTGCGGTCATGTGATCGGCTTTGTTGATGAACATTATCAGCGAGCCGGTGCCCGTGTACTGGCCACAACCGCAGAGGTTTACCAGGCGGCGGAGCTGGTTGTTAAGGTCAAAGAACCGCAAGTAACGGAATATGATTATTTGCGCGCGGATCACCTGTTATTTACCTATTTGCACTTAGCTGCCGACGAAAAACTTGCGCGTGCCTTGCAAGCCTCCCACGCCACATGTATTGCCTACGAAACCGTAACCGATGCCCAGGGGCGCTTGCCACTGTTGGCACCTATGTCCGAAGTGGCGGGGCGGATCGCCGTGCAAGCCGGGGCTCACCATCTGGAAATAGCCCAGGGTGGTCGGGGTGTGTTGCTGGGCGGCGTGCCCGGTGTTGCACCGGCCAATGTGGTTATCCTCGGTGGCGGCGTGGTGGGTACCCAGGCTGCCCGGGTAGCGTTGGGGATGGGCGCCAGGGTGACGGTATTGGATAAATCCCTGCCGCGTTTGCGCGAACTGGATGCAATATTTGCGGGACGCGTGCAATTCGAGTTTATGACACTGGCGCGTCTGGAAGACCTGGCAATGGAAGCAGACCTCATTGTTGGTGCAGTATTAATCGCCGGTGCCAGCGCACCGAAGCTGCTGAGCCGCGAACAGATTTCCCGCATGCAAAATGGCAGTGTGCTGGTGGATGTGGCGATTGACCAAGGCGGTTGTTTTGCCACCTCCAAGCCCACCACGCACGAACAACCGACTTACGTTATCGATGGTGTGGTGCATTACTGCGTGGCCAATATCCCCAGTGCTGTGGCTCGCACCGCAACTATGGCATTAACCAATGCTACCTTGCCTTATGTACTTGCGTTGGCGGGTGGAGGCCTGCCAGCGGCCCTTGCTGACCCGCATTTGTTGGCCGGTATCAATATACTGCGCGGCGAATTGACCCATGCCGCCGTGGCGGAATCGTTGGGTATTTCATGGCGAGCCGCCGACCGGGTGGCACGTGAATAA
- the ttcA gene encoding tRNA 2-thiocytidine(32) synthetase TtcA produces the protein MKELHVRKERLEFNKLQKRLRRQVGSAITDYNMIEDGDKVMVCLSGGKDSYTMLDILMSLQKTAPITFDIVAVNMDQKQPGFPEHVLPQYLTELGVPFHIIEKDTYSIVKEVVPEGKTTCGLCSRLRRGTLYGFANDIGATKIALGHHRDDIIETLFLNMFYGGKLKAMPPKLLADDKRNILIRPLAYCREEDIAEFAEAKGFPIIPCNLCGSQENLQRQVIKQMLNDWEKQNPGRTETIFSAIKNVVPSQLADDSLFNFRDLQIQPGGELGDGGDELNFDRSPVVQYIDAVQV, from the coding sequence ATGAAAGAATTACACGTCCGCAAAGAACGCCTCGAATTTAACAAACTGCAAAAGCGCTTGCGGCGGCAGGTCGGCAGCGCGATCACTGATTACAACATGATTGAAGATGGCGATAAGGTGATGGTGTGCCTGTCCGGCGGCAAGGATTCCTACACTATGCTGGATATCCTGATGAGCCTGCAAAAAACCGCTCCTATCACCTTCGATATCGTGGCGGTCAACATGGACCAGAAACAGCCGGGTTTCCCCGAGCATGTGTTGCCGCAATACCTGACCGAATTGGGCGTGCCGTTTCATATCATCGAAAAAGATACCTACAGTATCGTCAAGGAAGTGGTGCCGGAAGGTAAAACCACCTGCGGACTTTGCTCGCGTTTGCGTCGCGGGACGCTGTACGGTTTTGCCAACGATATCGGCGCGACCAAGATTGCCCTGGGCCATCATCGTGACGACATTATTGAAACCTTATTCCTGAACATGTTTTACGGCGGCAAACTCAAAGCCATGCCACCGAAATTATTGGCTGATGACAAACGCAATATTCTGATTCGTCCCTTGGCCTATTGTCGCGAAGAGGATATTGCGGAATTTGCTGAAGCCAAAGGTTTCCCGATTATTCCTTGCAACCTCTGTGGTTCGCAGGAGAACCTGCAACGTCAGGTGATCAAGCAAATGTTGAATGACTGGGAGAAGCAGAATCCTGGTCGCACAGAAACGATCTTCTCGGCCATCAAAAATGTGGTTCCTTCGCAACTGGCGGATGACAGCTTGTTTAATTTCCGTGATTTACAGATCCAGCCGGGCGGGGAGCTTGGCGATGGTGGTGACGAATTGAATTTCGATCGTTCGCCAGTGGTGCAGTACATTGATGCGGTTCAGGTTTGA
- a CDS encoding flagellar brake protein, whose translation MTLLRAVLQKLTTKTLTGSEAQHAAPLAAAHEGCATLQQLQASRQILEVVPAGQHRSYQSMIIAIDVERNLLWMDDLFPEQNFLETGDEITVRHHRNGEVLAFTTPIIAWGSRFGASGIAVVLPENVRYQPRRMSPRCDLSNHTPITAKIRLMGQDACYGTVKDLSGAGLCVLVPGNLLNQLHRDTAVPLCEVHLSKELHIYCRARVRAFRLCREPYRATRISLEFVDLQPRRQQQLQAFVDRLTPGCIADSRAA comes from the coding sequence ATGACTCTGTTGCGCGCGGTCCTGCAAAAACTTACCACCAAAACACTGACGGGCAGTGAAGCCCAGCATGCTGCCCCTCTGGCAGCTGCGCACGAGGGTTGTGCCACATTGCAACAACTCCAGGCCAGTCGCCAGATTCTGGAGGTTGTTCCCGCCGGCCAACACCGCAGTTACCAAAGCATGATTATCGCCATCGACGTTGAGCGGAACCTGCTGTGGATGGATGACCTTTTCCCCGAACAAAACTTTCTGGAAACCGGCGATGAAATCACGGTGCGTCATCACCGCAATGGTGAAGTCCTGGCGTTCACCACACCTATTATTGCCTGGGGTTCCCGCTTCGGGGCCAGTGGTATCGCCGTGGTATTGCCTGAGAATGTCCGATACCAGCCGCGCCGGATGAGTCCGCGTTGTGATTTGAGCAATCACACCCCCATCACCGCCAAAATCCGCCTGATGGGACAGGATGCCTGCTACGGTACGGTAAAAGATTTATCCGGCGCGGGATTGTGCGTATTGGTGCCGGGCAACCTGCTTAATCAATTGCATCGCGATACGGCCGTGCCCTTGTGCGAAGTGCATTTGAGTAAGGAATTGCATATTTACTGCCGCGCGAGGGTGCGCGCTTTCCGGTTGTGTCGCGAACCCTATCGGGCAACGCGTATCAGCCTGGAATTTGTGGATCTCCAGCCGCGCCGCCAACAGCAACTGCAAGCGTTTGTTGATCGTCTGACACCGGGTTGCATCGCTGATTCACGCGCAGCCTGA
- a CDS encoding PAS domain-containing methyl-accepting chemotaxis protein, whose protein sequence is MRNNGPVTGREVFVSATDEIVSSSDIHGNILFCNETFRRISGYSHDELINQPHNILRHPQMPREAFGMLWTALKAGKPWMGIIINRCKNGDHYWVDAYVTPLRDRGQIQGYESVRVKPDAACITRAAQVYERLQAGKSIYSPLAHLWSRFSNAILTFISSLLLLCIGSFLSGLFSSSVFPGLIIISGLISTLVYQFQRGSLQHALADARMVIHDPVAAYIYTGRSDAMGEILFAQLALKARLRTALGRFAESSRELHQKSDAAHAQSRKTHAGMNEQQQETSSVAHAMQQMSLAVQEVANGATQTYSATNAAISEVDKGNKVIEGANTAIADLSGTVGDLGMVLDRLSADSSKIASVVDVIRSIAEQTNLLALNAAIEAARAGEQGRGFAVVADEVRTLAQRTQESTAHIQDIISNLSKATDDAGQRMDNCQNLVERSVSEMENVRNALASISHSVSSIDQMSHQIAAAAEEQSSMAVEIERNTSAIAKISDHSQTEIEASDALTREMAQLSKRQLDLVVRFR, encoded by the coding sequence ATGCGCAATAACGGCCCGGTCACCGGCAGAGAAGTGTTTGTCTCCGCCACTGACGAAATTGTTTCTTCCTCGGATATCCACGGCAATATCCTTTTCTGCAACGAGACTTTCCGACGCATTTCCGGCTATAGCCACGATGAGCTGATCAACCAGCCGCACAATATCCTGCGCCACCCCCAGATGCCGCGCGAAGCCTTTGGCATGTTGTGGACGGCGCTGAAGGCTGGCAAGCCGTGGATGGGCATCATCATCAACCGCTGCAAGAACGGTGATCACTATTGGGTGGACGCTTACGTGACTCCCCTGCGTGACCGGGGCCAGATTCAGGGTTACGAATCTGTGCGGGTCAAACCGGATGCCGCGTGCATTACGCGCGCCGCGCAGGTTTATGAGCGGCTGCAAGCGGGCAAGTCCATCTATTCTCCCCTCGCTCATCTCTGGAGTCGTTTTAGCAATGCCATCCTGACGTTCATCTCCAGTCTGCTGCTTTTGTGTATCGGCAGTTTCCTGTCTGGCTTGTTTAGCAGTAGCGTTTTTCCGGGGCTGATTATCATCAGCGGATTGATCAGTACGCTCGTTTATCAATTTCAACGGGGCAGTCTCCAACACGCATTGGCCGACGCACGGATGGTTATCCACGACCCGGTTGCCGCTTATATCTATACCGGGCGCAGCGACGCCATGGGTGAAATCCTGTTTGCACAACTAGCCTTGAAGGCTCGCCTGCGAACAGCGCTGGGGCGGTTTGCGGAGTCATCGCGGGAATTGCATCAGAAGTCTGATGCCGCCCACGCCCAATCCCGTAAAACCCACGCAGGTATGAACGAACAACAACAGGAAACCAGCAGCGTCGCCCACGCCATGCAGCAGATGTCACTGGCTGTGCAGGAAGTCGCCAATGGCGCCACGCAAACCTATTCCGCAACCAATGCGGCGATCAGCGAAGTCGATAAGGGCAACAAGGTCATTGAGGGGGCGAATACGGCGATTGCTGATTTGTCCGGCACCGTCGGGGATCTGGGGATGGTACTGGATCGCCTATCCGCCGATAGCAGCAAGATTGCCAGCGTGGTCGATGTTATTCGCAGTATCGCTGAACAAACCAATCTCCTCGCCCTGAACGCCGCCATTGAAGCGGCTCGTGCCGGCGAACAAGGGCGCGGTTTTGCCGTGGTGGCCGATGAAGTGCGTACCCTCGCCCAACGCACCCAGGAATCCACTGCGCACATTCAGGACATCATCAGCAACCTGAGCAAAGCTACGGACGATGCTGGCCAGCGAATGGATAACTGCCAGAACCTGGTAGAGCGCAGTGTGAGTGAAATGGAGAATGTCAGGAATGCCCTGGCGTCTATCTCGCATTCCGTGAGCAGTATCGACCAGATGTCCCATCAAATTGCCGCCGCTGCAGAAGAGCAATCTTCCATGGCTGTGGAGATCGAACGCAATACCTCTGCCATTGCCAAGATCTCCGACCACTCGCAAACGGAGATCGAAGCTTCCGACGCCCTGACCCGCGAAATGGCACAACTATCCAAACGGCAGTTGGATCTGGTGGTGCGCTTCAGGTAA
- the bioA gene encoding adenosylmethionine--8-amino-7-oxononanoate transaminase: MLDKSTLSTDEILAFDQAHVWHPYAAFPNPAPVYPVSHAEGVRLHLTDGRQLIDGTASWWSVLHGYNHPVLNKAVENQLAKVAHVMLGGLTHEPVARLAKQLVDITPDGLNKVFFSDSGSVAIEIALKMALQYWFAQGQHQRTQFLALRSGYHGDTFAAMSVCDPVSGMHGMFNQFLKHHIFTEAPACKFDEEWDERHLINFSHLIQQHRQKIAAVVLEPIAQNAGGMRFYSPHYLRRVRELCTQFDVLLIADEIATGFGRTGELFACDHARISPDIMCLGKALTGGYITLAATLCNDKVSDMISQNGAGAFMHGPTFMGNPLACAVGIASVNLLLKSHWQLQVASIQTQLAQELEACRDLPAVEDVRVLGAIGVVELKQLPPMASIQARFVEEGVWVRPFGKLVYLMPSYVIKPDELRHLTRSIYQVLSELDAGE, encoded by the coding sequence ATGCTCGACAAATCCACGCTCTCTACTGATGAAATCCTTGCCTTTGACCAGGCTCACGTCTGGCACCCCTATGCTGCCTTTCCCAACCCTGCGCCTGTCTACCCGGTCAGCCATGCCGAAGGCGTTCGTTTGCATCTCACCGACGGGCGTCAATTGATTGATGGCACAGCCTCCTGGTGGAGTGTGTTGCATGGCTACAATCACCCGGTATTGAACAAGGCGGTGGAAAATCAACTGGCCAAGGTCGCCCACGTCATGCTCGGTGGGCTGACCCATGAACCCGTGGCTCGCCTGGCCAAGCAATTAGTGGACATTACGCCCGACGGATTGAACAAGGTTTTTTTCTCCGATTCGGGTTCGGTCGCCATAGAAATTGCGCTGAAGATGGCTCTGCAATACTGGTTTGCCCAAGGCCAGCACCAACGCACCCAATTCCTGGCCTTGCGGAGCGGTTATCACGGCGACACCTTCGCCGCCATGTCCGTATGTGACCCGGTCAGCGGCATGCACGGCATGTTTAACCAGTTTCTCAAGCACCACATCTTCACCGAGGCGCCCGCTTGCAAGTTCGACGAAGAGTGGGACGAGCGTCACCTGATTAATTTCTCTCACCTGATCCAACAGCATCGCCAGAAAATTGCAGCCGTTGTGCTTGAGCCTATCGCCCAGAATGCCGGCGGCATGCGCTTTTATTCGCCGCATTATTTGCGCCGGGTGCGGGAGTTGTGTACGCAATTCGATGTGCTGTTGATTGCCGATGAAATTGCCACAGGTTTTGGCCGTACCGGCGAACTCTTTGCCTGCGACCATGCGCGTATCAGTCCCGACATTATGTGTCTCGGCAAAGCCTTGACCGGCGGTTACATCACCCTCGCCGCCACCCTGTGCAACGACAAGGTGAGCGACATGATTTCCCAAAATGGTGCTGGCGCCTTTATGCATGGCCCGACGTTTATGGGTAATCCCCTCGCCTGTGCGGTGGGAATCGCGAGTGTGAATCTGTTGTTGAAAAGCCATTGGCAGTTGCAGGTGGCCAGCATTCAGACTCAATTAGCTCAGGAGCTGGAAGCCTGTCGCGATCTGCCAGCGGTGGAGGACGTAAGGGTATTGGGTGCTATCGGCGTGGTGGAATTGAAGCAGCTTCCGCCTATGGCCAGTATCCAGGCGCGTTTTGTAGAAGAAGGGGTGTGGGTCCGCCCTTTCGGCAAGTTGGTCTACCTGATGCCCTCCTACGTCATCAAACCCGATGAGTTGCGTCATTTGACGCGCAGCATTTATCAGGTTCTCAGCGAGCTGGACGCAGGCGAGTAG
- a CDS encoding transporter substrate-binding domain-containing protein, which yields MKSLLALLIPLMAIVAVPGYANDRDKDAMVYRYWDWGITPQRDDYQVAILKLALEKTRSTHGDYKIERKLETLSRSRAHRAIAQGEFLNIHASPLRPLLTEQDRREQMEESIPVKIPLMKSLLGYRSLIIRRRDYEQFSEITDAAKLKSLVAGQGRGWTDISIYEHNKYQVRGDAEYFTLFSMLLAGRFDYIPLSVIEVNGALSRFEQYSDSLMVLPDLMLYYPLPTLFHVSAKHPALADRLERGLTQARQDGSLDRLFEQHFSEQVQQMKSAKLRVFVLENPGVPTEMGLDQPLLLSPKQNTP from the coding sequence ATGAAATCGTTACTTGCCCTGCTTATCCCGCTGATGGCGATTGTCGCAGTACCCGGCTATGCCAATGACCGTGACAAGGATGCGATGGTATACCGCTATTGGGATTGGGGTATTACGCCGCAGCGGGACGATTACCAGGTAGCGATACTTAAGCTCGCATTAGAGAAAACCCGCTCCACACATGGCGATTACAAGATTGAGCGCAAACTCGAAACCCTCAGTCGTTCGCGCGCGCATCGCGCCATTGCCCAAGGCGAATTTCTTAATATCCATGCCAGCCCTTTGCGTCCCCTGCTCACTGAGCAGGATCGCCGCGAGCAAATGGAAGAAAGCATCCCCGTTAAAATTCCGTTGATGAAAAGCCTGCTCGGCTATCGCAGTCTGATCATCCGCCGCCGTGACTATGAACAATTCAGTGAAATAACCGACGCTGCAAAATTGAAAAGCCTGGTCGCGGGTCAGGGGCGCGGCTGGACCGATATCAGCATTTATGAGCACAACAAGTATCAGGTGCGCGGCGACGCTGAATATTTCACCCTTTTTTCCATGTTACTGGCGGGACGCTTCGACTACATTCCGCTCAGCGTGATTGAAGTCAACGGCGCCTTGTCGCGCTTTGAGCAATATTCCGACAGTCTGATGGTACTGCCGGACCTTATGCTCTATTACCCGCTACCCACCCTGTTCCATGTCAGCGCCAAACATCCAGCTTTGGCAGACCGCCTTGAGCGCGGACTCACCCAAGCCAGGCAGGACGGCTCCCTCGACCGCTTGTTCGAGCAGCATTTTTCCGAGCAGGTGCAGCAAATGAAGAGCGCAAAACTGCGCGTCTTTGTGTTGGAAAACCCCGGTGTTCCGACTGAAATGGGACTGGATCAACCGCTGTTATTAAGCCCCAAACAAAACACGCCCTAG
- a CDS encoding universal stress protein: protein MFTKILVPTDGSPLSEKAVTAAVDFAGQVDAALVAISVAEPYRFIPPATAGLMYDPNLYSEELQQRFDQQSQQQAQEIVQKVADAAQARGVVCEVTTPMSSSPHEEIVKAVEKYGCDAVFMASHGRKGLNKLFLGSETQKVLSDTTIPVMVFR from the coding sequence ATGTTTACCAAAATCCTTGTCCCAACCGACGGATCACCCCTATCCGAAAAAGCCGTCACCGCTGCGGTGGACTTTGCTGGGCAGGTAGACGCCGCCCTTGTCGCCATCTCGGTGGCCGAACCCTACCGCTTCATCCCCCCGGCAACAGCAGGGTTGATGTACGACCCGAACCTGTACAGCGAAGAACTCCAGCAACGTTTCGATCAACAGTCGCAACAACAAGCCCAGGAAATCGTCCAGAAAGTTGCAGACGCAGCTCAGGCAAGAGGTGTTGTTTGTGAAGTCACAACACCGATGTCATCAAGCCCTCACGAAGAAATCGTCAAGGCGGTGGAAAAGTACGGGTGCGATGCAGTGTTTATGGCATCCCACGGACGCAAAGGACTGAATAAATTATTTCTCGGCAGTGAGACGCAAAAAGTCCTGAGCGACACCACCATTCCCGTGATGGTATTTCGCTAG
- a CDS encoding tryptophan--tRNA ligase, whose amino-acid sequence MSKQRVLTGITTTGTPHLGNYVGAIRPAIAASQGADVQSFYFLADFHALIKCHDPVQVHQSTREIAATWLALGLNTDNAIFYRQSDVPEIPQLCWMLTCMAAKGLMNRAHAYKASVDANVDVGEDPDFGITMGLYSYPILMAADILMFNANKVPVGKDQIQHIEMARDIAARFNHHYGEHFVLPEALVDDNVAVLQGLDGRKMSKSYGNTIPLFLPEKQLKKAINKIITNLLEPGEPKDPDTSTVFQIWQAFATPEQTAQMRQAFADGIAWGEAKKQLFELINGQLGEARERYEALLANPAHIEEVLQAGAQKARAYSQPLLEKLRAAVGIKAIS is encoded by the coding sequence ATGAGCAAGCAACGGGTTTTAACCGGCATTACCACCACCGGCACACCACACCTGGGTAATTATGTGGGCGCCATTCGCCCGGCCATTGCCGCCAGCCAGGGCGCGGACGTGCAATCTTTTTATTTCCTCGCGGATTTCCATGCATTGATCAAATGCCATGATCCGGTACAGGTTCATCAGTCCACCCGCGAGATTGCTGCCACCTGGCTGGCGCTCGGGTTAAACACCGACAACGCCATCTTTTACCGCCAGTCCGATGTACCGGAAATCCCCCAATTATGCTGGATGCTCACCTGCATGGCGGCCAAGGGTTTAATGAATCGCGCCCATGCTTATAAAGCCTCTGTTGACGCCAATGTGGACGTCGGAGAAGACCCGGATTTTGGCATCACCATGGGGCTATATTCCTACCCGATCCTGATGGCGGCGGACATCCTGATGTTCAACGCCAACAAAGTCCCGGTGGGCAAAGACCAGATCCAACACATTGAAATGGCCCGCGACATCGCCGCACGCTTCAATCACCATTACGGCGAACACTTTGTCCTGCCGGAAGCCCTGGTGGATGACAATGTTGCGGTGCTGCAAGGCCTCGATGGTCGCAAGATGAGCAAGAGTTATGGCAACACCATCCCGTTGTTCTTACCGGAAAAACAACTGAAAAAAGCCATCAACAAAATCATCACCAACCTGCTCGAACCCGGCGAACCCAAAGACCCGGATACCTCCACGGTTTTCCAGATCTGGCAAGCCTTCGCCACCCCAGAGCAAACCGCACAGATGCGCCAGGCGTTCGCCGATGGCATCGCCTGGGGCGAGGCAAAGAAACAATTGTTTGAACTCATCAACGGCCAGTTAGGTGAAGCGCGGGAACGCTACGAAGCTTTGCTGGCCAACCCCGCGCACATCGAAGAAGTACTGCAAGCCGGCGCTCAAAAAGCACGCGCCTACAGTCAACCCCTATTGGAAAAACTTCGCGCAGCCGTTGGCATTAAAGCCATCAGCTAA
- a CDS encoding methylated-DNA--[protein]-cysteine S-methyltransferase, with translation MNPLSMTCTHITSPLGDILITASDAGVHHILFTDMAEAERLLALGLASDAHPFLDETCAQLAAYFAGERRDFDLPLAAKGTDFQHKVWAQLRQIPYAVTWGYGDLAHAIQQPTAARAVGMANGKNPLSIVVPCHRVIGKNRQLTGYAGGLERKAWLLAHEARFR, from the coding sequence ATGAACCCCTTATCCATGACTTGCACCCATATAACCTCGCCGCTGGGCGATATCCTGATCACCGCCAGCGATGCGGGGGTACATCACATTCTGTTTACCGATATGGCGGAGGCGGAACGTCTACTGGCGCTCGGCCTCGCCAGCGATGCCCATCCCTTCCTCGATGAAACCTGCGCGCAACTGGCAGCCTATTTTGCCGGCGAACGACGTGACTTCGATTTGCCGCTGGCCGCAAAGGGCACGGATTTCCAACACAAGGTCTGGGCCCAATTGCGGCAGATTCCCTATGCGGTAACCTGGGGTTACGGCGACCTCGCTCATGCTATACAGCAACCCACAGCGGCGCGGGCCGTAGGCATGGCGAACGGTAAAAATCCGCTCAGTATTGTGGTGCCGTGCCATCGGGTGATCGGTAAAAATCGTCAATTAACCGGCTATGCCGGTGGCTTGGAACGTAAAGCCTGGTTGCTGGCCCATGAGGCGCGTTTCCGCTAA
- a CDS encoding DNA-3-methyladenine glycosylase 2 family protein has translation MTVSLNNSDLNNTDYQRARLTRDARFDGLFFIAVKTTGIFCRPVCPVVPPLENNVEYFEHAALAAQAGYRPCLRCRPDSAPGSCAWRGTDTTFTRALALLEAGDLNSGGLPTLAARLGIGDRYLRRLFQERLGMSPKAYALFTQVMFAKKLLHETSLSVTDIADAAGFNSLRRFNDAFRKQLQMSPSAIRRSRKELPELKLSLAYRPPLNWSLMLDFWRKRCVRSIEWVNGDSYGRTFVLHNPAGDQARGYFEVCPAAVGHQLQLTVSIDKPAFLKPLVNRVRQILDLDADINQIEQQLGTAGFHSVLTPGLRIPGIWHPFEAGVRAILGQQVSVAAARTHLERLVDALAEPLSSTGNLFPSPSAIAASDLSMLKMPASRRETLRCFAEWYCLHGEEKPVTDWLALKGIGPWTVDYVQMRALGHTDIWLASDLGVKKALAQLTEGAVFDSEALKPWRSYATFHLWHYLG, from the coding sequence ATGACCGTATCTCTCAACAACAGCGATCTCAACAACACCGATTACCAGCGCGCTCGCCTGACCCGCGATGCCCGTTTTGACGGGTTGTTCTTCATCGCTGTCAAAACCACGGGCATTTTCTGCCGCCCTGTGTGCCCGGTAGTTCCGCCGTTGGAGAACAATGTCGAATACTTCGAACACGCCGCGTTGGCTGCGCAAGCGGGTTATCGCCCGTGCCTGCGCTGCCGTCCGGACAGTGCGCCGGGCTCCTGTGCCTGGCGCGGCACCGATACAACATTTACCCGCGCGCTGGCATTGCTGGAGGCGGGTGATTTGAATTCCGGTGGCTTACCGACGCTGGCTGCGCGGCTGGGCATTGGTGATCGTTATCTGCGTCGTCTGTTTCAGGAGCGCCTCGGCATGTCACCCAAGGCCTATGCCTTGTTTACGCAAGTGATGTTCGCCAAGAAGCTGCTTCACGAAACCTCACTCAGTGTCACCGATATTGCCGATGCGGCGGGTTTTAACAGCCTGCGCCGGTTTAACGATGCCTTTCGCAAACAGCTGCAAATGTCACCCTCTGCTATTCGTCGATCGCGCAAAGAGTTACCGGAACTGAAGCTTTCACTTGCCTACCGGCCGCCGCTCAATTGGTCGCTGATGCTGGACTTCTGGCGCAAGCGCTGTGTGCGCAGCATCGAGTGGGTCAATGGCGACAGCTACGGTCGAACCTTTGTGTTGCACAATCCAGCCGGCGATCAGGCACGCGGTTATTTTGAAGTGTGTCCGGCGGCGGTAGGGCATCAATTGCAACTGACCGTCAGCATCGACAAGCCGGCATTTCTCAAACCGCTGGTTAATCGGGTAAGACAGATTCTGGATCTGGATGCAGATATCAATCAGATTGAACAGCAGCTGGGCACCGCTGGCTTTCACTCGGTACTGACACCGGGACTGCGTATCCCTGGTATCTGGCATCCGTTTGAGGCGGGCGTCAGGGCTATCCTGGGGCAGCAAGTGAGCGTGGCGGCCGCACGGACGCATCTGGAGCGTTTGGTCGATGCGCTGGCAGAACCTTTATCCAGCACCGGTAATTTGTTTCCGTCCCCGTCTGCCATTGCGGCCAGCGATTTGAGCATGCTGAAGATGCCTGCCAGTCGTCGGGAAACCCTGCGTTGTTTTGCCGAATGGTATTGCCTCCACGGCGAGGAAAAACCGGTGACCGATTGGCTTGCCCTCAAAGGCATAGGCCCCTGGACAGTGGACTATGTGCAAATGCGTGCCTTGGGCCATACCGATATCTGGCTGGCGAGTGATCTCGGCGTTAAAAAAGCCCTGGCACAACTGACGGAGGGCGCCGTGTTTGACAGTGAAGCACTTAAACCCTGGCGCAGTTACGCCACCTTCCACCTTTGGCATTACCTGGGATAA